One window of Thermodesulfobacteriota bacterium genomic DNA carries:
- a CDS encoding 4Fe-4S dicluster domain-containing protein, whose translation MPITSQDLSPGFLAELMAVPGGELIQGCYACGACSGICPVSQAIPEFDPRKMIHMVRMGLKERLLTSDLLWYCSRCRGCVFVCPQDVRFADIVVALRQLAVEQGYLTEADLIAKGKAAEVARDRCVACLTCVRICPWRVPRIDEAGVATIPVAECRACGICVAECPVQAIQLATAPDERLLAACGSRS comes from the coding sequence ATGCCGATCACCAGCCAAGACCTGTCGCCTGGCTTCCTGGCCGAGCTCATGGCCGTGCCGGGAGGAGAGCTTATCCAGGGCTGCTACGCCTGCGGCGCGTGCAGTGGCATCTGCCCGGTCAGCCAAGCCATTCCGGAGTTCGACCCCCGCAAGATGATCCATATGGTCCGGATGGGCCTCAAGGAACGGCTCCTGACCTCGGATCTTCTCTGGTACTGCTCCCGCTGCCGGGGCTGTGTGTTCGTCTGCCCCCAGGATGTCCGCTTCGCCGATATTGTCGTCGCCTTGCGGCAGCTGGCCGTGGAGCAGGGCTACCTGACCGAGGCCGACTTGATCGCCAAGGGCAAGGCCGCCGAGGTGGCCAGGGATCGGTGTGTGGCCTGTCTGACCTGCGTGCGCATCTGCCCCTGGCGGGTGCCCCGTATCGACGAGGCCGGGGTGGCCACGATCCCGGTGGCCGAGTGCCGGGCCTGCGGCATCTGCGTGGCGGAATGCCCGGTCCAGGCCATCCAGCTGGCCACCGCACCGGATGAGCGCCTGCTGGCTGCCTGCGGCAGCCGCAGCTGA
- a CDS encoding hydrogenase iron-sulfur subunit, translating into MADFSPDIRAFCCHYTAQQLCAEGVEQRRQDGLPDNVVIHRVPCTGKLMVSTLLAAFEDGADGVYVVGCPEDRCHNLMGSRRAAKRVGAVRAALAELAVEPERIAMFHLERGFHPEFVQAAQEMVSRVAALGPSPFKGGSR; encoded by the coding sequence ATGGCCGATTTTTCCCCGGATATCCGGGCGTTCTGCTGCCACTACACCGCGCAGCAGCTGTGTGCGGAGGGTGTTGAGCAGCGCCGGCAGGACGGGCTGCCGGACAACGTGGTCATCCATCGGGTCCCCTGCACCGGCAAGCTCATGGTCAGCACCCTGCTTGCCGCCTTCGAGGACGGGGCCGATGGCGTCTACGTGGTGGGCTGCCCGGAAGACCGGTGCCACAACCTCATGGGCAGCCGGCGGGCGGCCAAGCGGGTGGGGGCGGTGCGGGCGGCCCTCGCCGAGCTGGCGGTGGAGCCGGAACGGATCGCGATGTTCCACCTGGAGCGGGGCTTCCACCCCGAGTTCGTGCAGGCCGCCCAGGAGATGGTAAGCCGGGTGGCGGCTCTGGGCCCCAGCCCGTTCAAAGGAGGGAGTCGATGA
- a CDS encoding methylenetetrahydrofolate reductase C-terminal domain-containing protein, with product MIIAQRKPIPEILGMVAPYRRVLLLGCRGCVSVCSAGGDREVEILASLLRLGRQKAGQELAVVEAALVRQCDREYVESVDRWDGQYDAILSMACGVGVNFLANLLPMTPVYPAVNTTFYGGSAEQGVWTEQCAGCGNCILHLTGGLCPMARCAKSLQNGPCGGSVGGRCEIHPSVPCIWQLIHDRLERLGRKEQLLAIAPIRDWSAAGHAGPRTLVRDDLTL from the coding sequence ATGATCATCGCCCAGCGCAAGCCGATCCCCGAGATCCTCGGGATGGTCGCCCCTTACCGCCGCGTCCTGCTCCTGGGCTGCCGCGGCTGCGTTTCGGTCTGCTCCGCCGGCGGCGACCGGGAGGTGGAGATCCTGGCCTCCCTCCTGCGCCTCGGCCGCCAGAAGGCCGGCCAGGAGCTGGCCGTGGTCGAGGCGGCCCTGGTCCGCCAGTGTGACCGGGAGTACGTGGAGAGCGTCGACCGCTGGGATGGCCAGTACGACGCCATCCTCTCCATGGCCTGCGGGGTGGGGGTTAACTTCCTGGCCAACCTGCTGCCCATGACCCCGGTCTACCCGGCGGTCAACACCACCTTCTACGGCGGCTCGGCGGAGCAGGGGGTCTGGACGGAGCAGTGCGCCGGCTGCGGCAACTGCATCCTGCATCTGACCGGTGGGCTGTGCCCCATGGCCCGCTGCGCCAAGAGCCTGCAGAACGGCCCCTGCGGCGGCTCGGTGGGTGGGCGTTGCGAGATCCATCCCTCGGTGCCCTGCATCTGGCAGCTCATCCACGACCGCCTGGAGCGCCTGGGCCGGAAAGAACAGCTCCTGGCCATCGCTCCGATCCGGGACTGGTCCGCAGCCGGCCATGCCGGCCCCCGCACCCTGGTGCGGGACGACCTCACCCTCTAG